A region of Plantactinospora sp. BC1 DNA encodes the following proteins:
- a CDS encoding ABC transporter ATP-binding protein gives MTAVVRQRAADPVEADPILRFEDVRLHFAGVRAIDGVSFTVGRHELFAIIGPNGSGKTSIFNVLSGVYRPQTGRVVFDGVDLVGRRPHHIAALGMARTFQNVELFGNLTVLENLLLGRHHHIGYGPLAAIAWLGSARRAEIANRAAVEEIVDFLELERWRRMPVGLLPYGVQKRVELGRALAMEPKLLLLDEPVAGMNLEETEDMARYVLDIRDELDIPIVLVEHDMGLVMDLADRVLVVDFGQVVATGSPAEIPHHPDVVRAYLGGDASKPAQRAGDPGREEPR, from the coding sequence GTGACGGCGGTGGTGCGGCAACGGGCCGCCGATCCGGTCGAGGCCGACCCGATCCTGCGGTTCGAGGACGTCCGGCTGCACTTCGCGGGCGTACGCGCCATCGACGGGGTGAGCTTCACGGTCGGCCGGCACGAACTCTTCGCCATCATCGGGCCGAACGGCTCGGGCAAGACCTCCATCTTCAACGTCCTCTCCGGGGTGTACCGGCCGCAGACCGGTCGGGTCGTCTTCGACGGGGTGGACCTGGTCGGCCGCCGGCCGCACCACATCGCGGCGCTCGGCATGGCCCGGACCTTCCAGAACGTCGAACTCTTCGGCAACCTCACCGTGCTGGAGAACCTGCTGCTCGGCCGGCACCACCACATCGGCTACGGCCCGCTCGCCGCGATCGCCTGGCTCGGCTCGGCCCGCCGGGCCGAGATCGCCAACCGGGCCGCCGTCGAGGAGATCGTGGACTTCCTCGAACTGGAACGGTGGCGGCGGATGCCGGTGGGTCTGCTCCCGTACGGGGTGCAGAAGCGGGTCGAGCTGGGTCGGGCCCTGGCGATGGAGCCGAAACTGCTGCTGCTCGACGAGCCGGTCGCCGGGATGAACCTGGAGGAGACCGAGGACATGGCCCGGTACGTCCTCGACATCCGCGACGAGCTGGACATCCCGATCGTGCTGGTCGAGCACGACATGGGTCTGGTGATGGACCTGGCCGACCGGGTGCTGGTGGTCGACTTCGGTCAGGTGGTGGCGACCGGCAGCCCGGCGGAGATCCCGCACCATCCGGACGTCGTGCGGGCCTACCTCGGCGGCGACGCGTCGAAACCGGCGCAGCGTGCCGGCGATCCGGGACGGGAGGAGCCGCGATGA
- a CDS encoding ABC transporter ATP-binding protein, which yields MLQVRNLEVVYDDVMLVLRGVSLAVPPGGIVALLGANGAGKTTLLRAISGLLDVHDGAVTKGTVTLDGVPIHRLRPAAVVRRGVCQVMEGRRIFAELTVEENLRLGGHTAHRQIPARLEHVFGLFPVLAARRRQTAGYLSGGEQQMLAMGRALMAQPRYLLLDEPSLGLAPRLVDQVRELIVAINSTGAGILLVEQNATMALALATHGYVLETGQVVLDKPAEQLLADDDIREFYLGLGAAAGAGRRSFREVKHYRRRKRWLS from the coding sequence ATGCTGCAGGTGCGCAATCTCGAGGTCGTCTACGACGACGTGATGCTGGTGCTGCGCGGGGTGAGCCTCGCCGTACCGCCCGGCGGGATCGTCGCGCTGCTCGGCGCGAACGGCGCCGGCAAGACCACCCTGCTGCGGGCGATCAGCGGCCTGCTCGACGTGCACGACGGCGCGGTCACCAAGGGCACCGTCACACTCGACGGGGTACCGATCCACCGGCTCCGCCCGGCCGCCGTGGTCCGCCGGGGCGTCTGCCAGGTGATGGAGGGTCGCCGGATCTTCGCCGAGTTGACCGTCGAGGAGAACCTGCGGCTCGGCGGGCACACCGCGCACCGGCAGATCCCGGCCCGGCTGGAGCACGTCTTCGGGCTCTTCCCGGTGCTCGCCGCCCGCCGCCGGCAGACCGCCGGATATCTCTCCGGCGGCGAGCAGCAGATGCTCGCGATGGGCCGGGCACTGATGGCGCAGCCGCGCTACCTGCTGCTCGACGAGCCCAGCCTCGGACTCGCCCCCCGGCTGGTCGACCAGGTCCGGGAGCTGATCGTGGCGATCAACTCGACCGGGGCCGGAATCCTGCTGGTCGAGCAGAACGCGACCATGGCGTTGGCGCTGGCCACCCACGGCTACGTACTAGAGACCGGCCAGGTGGTGCTGGACAAGCCAGCCGAACAGTTGCTGGCCGACGACGACATCCGGGAGTTCTATCTCGGTCTCGGTGCGGCGGCCGGTGCGGGCCGACGCTCGTTCCGCGAGGTCAAGCACTACCGGCGGCGCAAGCGGTGGTTGTCGTGA
- a CDS encoding helix-turn-helix transcriptional regulator, with protein MRDGIGLRVASWRDTAGMTQQELADRVGVSHAYISMIENGRRAVTKRALIIALASALGVRVEDLTAQPRRPRDRAELAAYSAAPGIRRALDDDPDGPPPDPADVARRLEAASRARMACDYTTMARLLPDLVEQTRLLATAPATERAGLAMFVRVAFFAATGLKSMGHIDLSMRLAERAQLAAGQLGEPDETAAAAFALAQVALTGGSQRRSLSTATAAAQAVGDTQTGDLATWYGMLHLHASISAASLGRADDAAAHYAEAQATLPRANGPDRWRMEFSAANVATWRVAIALENGEPERAPEYARRVDRAALRNIQRRTRLHIDAGRGLFLAGQHDRAVRQFLAADDISSQELRSRPAVQEIVGQMVRDARRHGSTELRELAVRLGIDPLDPDTAAT; from the coding sequence GTGCGCGATGGGATCGGTCTGCGCGTCGCCTCGTGGCGTGACACCGCTGGGATGACCCAGCAGGAGTTGGCCGACCGGGTTGGTGTGAGCCACGCCTACATCTCGATGATCGAAAACGGCCGACGTGCTGTCACGAAACGAGCGTTGATCATTGCCCTGGCCTCGGCGCTGGGCGTACGTGTCGAAGACCTCACCGCCCAGCCACGCCGACCGCGTGACCGCGCCGAACTCGCGGCGTACTCCGCAGCCCCCGGCATCCGCAGGGCACTCGATGACGACCCTGACGGCCCACCGCCCGATCCCGCCGATGTCGCCCGACGGCTGGAGGCGGCGAGCCGGGCCCGGATGGCCTGCGACTACACCACGATGGCGAGACTACTTCCGGACCTGGTCGAACAGACCAGGCTGCTCGCGACCGCACCGGCCACCGAGCGGGCCGGCCTGGCGATGTTCGTCCGGGTGGCATTCTTCGCCGCGACAGGGCTCAAGTCGATGGGGCACATCGACCTGTCGATGCGGCTGGCCGAGCGGGCCCAACTCGCGGCAGGCCAGCTCGGCGAGCCGGACGAGACAGCGGCAGCCGCGTTCGCCCTCGCACAGGTTGCGCTGACCGGTGGGTCGCAGCGCCGATCACTCTCCACCGCGACTGCCGCCGCCCAGGCGGTCGGCGATACCCAGACCGGCGACCTGGCGACGTGGTACGGAATGCTGCACCTACACGCGTCGATCTCGGCCGCCTCGCTCGGCCGGGCCGACGACGCAGCGGCGCACTACGCGGAGGCGCAGGCCACCCTGCCACGCGCGAACGGTCCGGACCGCTGGCGGATGGAGTTCAGCGCGGCGAACGTGGCGACGTGGCGGGTCGCGATCGCCCTGGAGAACGGGGAGCCGGAACGCGCGCCGGAGTACGCGCGCCGGGTCGACCGCGCGGCGCTGCGGAACATCCAGCGTCGGACCAGGCTGCACATCGACGCTGGCCGGGGCCTTTTCCTGGCAGGCCAACATGATCGAGCGGTACGCCAGTTCCTGGCCGCCGACGACATCAGCAGCCAGGAGCTGCGGTCCCGGCCAGCGGTACAGGAGATTGTCGGGCAGATGGTCCGCGACGCGCGTCGCCACGGCTCGACGGAGCTCCGGGAGCTGGCGGTTCGGCTGGGTATCGATCCACTCGACCCCGACACCGCAGCGACTTAA
- a CDS encoding CHRD domain-containing protein, with protein MMIRRWYGAVASVVALLAAGAGTARIAYGNADRNDDDPERWGVVRERLTGYQEDPLVISTSGRGGFRFAVDEEGQELTYRLGYESLEGTVTQAHIHVGGRAQSGGISAFLCTNLGNGPAGTQPCPPAPATVSGTIRPADVIGPTAQGIEAGQFAELVAAVRAGAAYVNVHSSRYPGGEIRAQLWRHRH; from the coding sequence ATGATGATCCGACGATGGTATGGCGCGGTGGCCTCCGTGGTCGCCCTCCTGGCCGCCGGGGCGGGCACGGCCCGGATCGCGTACGGCAACGCCGACCGCAACGACGACGACCCGGAACGCTGGGGCGTCGTACGGGAACGGCTGACCGGCTACCAGGAGGACCCGTTGGTGATCTCGACCAGCGGCAGGGGCGGGTTCCGCTTTGCGGTCGACGAGGAGGGCCAGGAGTTGACCTACCGGCTCGGGTACGAGTCGCTGGAGGGGACCGTCACCCAGGCGCACATCCACGTCGGCGGCCGGGCCCAGAGCGGCGGAATCAGCGCCTTCCTCTGCACCAACCTCGGCAACGGGCCGGCGGGCACCCAGCCCTGCCCACCGGCACCGGCCACGGTCAGCGGGACGATCCGACCGGCCGACGTGATCGGCCCGACCGCACAGGGGATCGAGGCGGGACAGTTCGCCGAGCTGGTCGCGGCGGTACGGGCCGGTGCCGCGTACGTCAACGTGCACAGCTCGCGCTATCCCGGCGGCGAGATCCGGGCGCAGCTCTGGCGTCACCGGCACTGA
- a CDS encoding MerR family transcriptional regulator gives MVSREVGVTVGAAAELVGVTVRTLHHWDEIGLVSPSVRTTAGYRQYTEADLQRLHRIVAYREAGLGLDAVREVLDDATAEIGATLREQRAQLAERIHDLQQLDDRLERMIQAHERGILLSDEAQSETFGAEWDARRSRGARAVWGDSPQWAQFAERSASRTREQWQALSAAMSALQRDLGDALDRCVIPGSPEANALVERHREIFSNFFPLTRQMQVCLGRMFESDPGFATYYEGIRAGLASWFRQIIDESARAHGIDPDTATWR, from the coding sequence ATGGTTAGTCGTGAGGTCGGTGTCACGGTGGGTGCGGCCGCCGAGCTGGTGGGGGTGACCGTCCGCACGCTGCATCACTGGGACGAGATCGGCTTGGTGTCGCCGTCCGTACGCACCACCGCGGGCTATCGCCAGTACACCGAAGCAGACCTGCAACGTCTGCACCGGATCGTCGCCTACCGGGAGGCCGGGCTCGGGCTGGACGCGGTGCGTGAGGTGCTCGACGACGCGACCGCGGAGATCGGCGCCACCCTGCGCGAGCAGCGTGCCCAGCTCGCGGAGCGGATCCATGACCTGCAACAGCTCGACGACCGTCTGGAACGGATGATCCAGGCGCACGAGCGCGGCATCCTCTTGAGCGACGAGGCGCAGTCGGAGACGTTCGGCGCGGAATGGGACGCGCGCCGGTCCCGGGGTGCCCGCGCCGTGTGGGGAGACTCCCCGCAGTGGGCGCAGTTCGCCGAGCGCTCTGCTTCCCGCACCCGGGAGCAGTGGCAGGCACTCTCCGCGGCGATGTCCGCCTTGCAGCGCGATCTGGGCGACGCCCTCGACCGGTGTGTCATCCCGGGCAGCCCGGAGGCGAACGCGCTCGTCGAGCGCCACCGCGAGATCTTCTCCAACTTCTTCCCGCTCACCCGCCAGATGCAGGTGTGTCTCGGCCGGATGTTCGAGTCCGACCCGGGCTTCGCCACCTACTACGAGGGGATTCGGGCCGGGCTGGCCTCCTGGTTCCGGCAGATCATCGACGAGTCCGCTCGGGCACACGGGATCGACCCCGACACGGCCACCTGGCGGTAA
- a CDS encoding glycosyltransferase: MSDFFDAFEMSPLSERGPKAVAPEVFRGIYAMPVFVTIPTSDLAASTDFWVRGFGFIELFSIPGQVVHLRRWAFQDVLLVPATPGAERTEAPAMSVSFACVLDEIDPIVAACTELAPGSVTGPRDTPWTTRDVEVVTPERARVVFTAPKEFDPDSQEARDLASVGIVAPGSADEGHRGEHG, from the coding sequence ATGAGCGATTTCTTCGACGCATTCGAGATGAGCCCGCTGTCCGAGCGGGGGCCGAAGGCGGTTGCGCCCGAGGTGTTTCGCGGCATCTACGCGATGCCGGTGTTCGTGACGATTCCGACCTCCGACCTGGCGGCGTCGACGGACTTCTGGGTACGCGGTTTCGGATTCATCGAGCTGTTCAGCATTCCCGGCCAGGTGGTCCACCTGCGCCGGTGGGCATTCCAGGATGTCCTGCTCGTCCCGGCGACGCCGGGCGCCGAACGGACCGAGGCGCCGGCAATGAGCGTGAGCTTCGCCTGCGTACTGGACGAAATCGATCCGATAGTGGCGGCGTGTACGGAACTCGCGCCCGGCAGTGTGACCGGACCGCGTGATACGCCGTGGACGACCCGGGACGTCGAAGTCGTCACCCCTGAACGGGCCCGGGTCGTGTTCACCGCCCCCAAGGAATTCGACCCTGACAGCCAGGAGGCGCGTGATCTCGCGTCGGTCGGGATCGTCGCCCCAGGATCGGCGGACGAAGGTCACCGTGGCGAACATGGTTAG
- the sthA gene encoding Si-specific NAD(P)(+) transhydrogenase has protein sequence MHDFDVLVVGSGPGGQKAAIAAAKLGRRVAVVERQHMVGGVCINTGTVPSKTLREAVLYLTGLSQREVYGQSYRLKDDITVADLTARTQHVIGREIDVVRSQLTRNRVRLITGTARFADPHTVTVTDPVGRESKVTAEKIIIAVGTRPARPASVDFDERTIIDSDGIINLERVPNSMVVVGAGVIGIEYASMFAALGSKVTVVERRDHMLEFCDLEIVEALKYHLRDRAVTLRFSEAVAAVERHARGAIAVLESGKRIAADTVMYSAGRQGLGSELDLENAGLAADARGRIEVDAEFRTAVPHIYAVGDVIGFPALASTSMEQGRLAAHHACDEPVRALPEVQPIGIYTIPEISFIGRTEDELTRDKVPFEVGISRYRELARGAISGDSYGMLKLLVAPETGRLLGVHIFGTGATELVHIGQAVMGCQGTVDYLVDAVFNYPTLAEAYKVAALDAMNKMRHLARLRD, from the coding sequence ATGCATGACTTCGACGTGCTGGTGGTGGGTTCGGGACCGGGCGGCCAGAAGGCCGCGATCGCGGCGGCCAAGCTCGGCCGCCGGGTGGCGGTGGTGGAACGGCAGCACATGGTCGGCGGGGTGTGCATCAACACCGGGACGGTCCCGTCGAAGACGCTGCGCGAGGCGGTGCTCTATCTGACCGGACTGAGCCAGCGGGAGGTCTACGGCCAGAGCTACCGGCTCAAGGACGACATCACCGTCGCCGACCTGACGGCGCGGACCCAGCATGTCATCGGCCGGGAGATCGACGTGGTGCGCAGCCAGTTGACGCGCAACCGGGTACGGCTGATCACCGGGACGGCCCGGTTCGCCGACCCGCACACGGTCACCGTGACCGATCCGGTCGGGCGCGAGTCGAAGGTGACCGCCGAGAAGATCATCATCGCCGTGGGTACCCGACCGGCCCGACCGGCCAGTGTGGACTTCGACGAACGTACGATCATCGACTCGGACGGCATCATCAACCTGGAACGGGTGCCGAACTCGATGGTCGTGGTCGGTGCCGGGGTGATCGGCATCGAGTACGCCTCGATGTTCGCCGCGCTGGGCAGCAAGGTCACGGTGGTGGAGCGGCGCGACCACATGCTCGAGTTCTGCGACCTGGAGATCGTCGAGGCGCTGAAATACCACCTCCGGGACCGGGCGGTGACGCTGCGGTTCAGCGAGGCGGTGGCGGCGGTGGAGCGGCACGCCCGGGGCGCCATCGCGGTGCTGGAGAGCGGCAAGCGGATCGCCGCCGACACCGTGATGTACTCCGCCGGCCGGCAGGGCCTCGGCAGCGAGCTCGACCTGGAGAACGCCGGACTCGCCGCCGACGCGCGGGGCCGGATCGAGGTCGACGCGGAGTTCCGGACGGCGGTGCCGCACATCTACGCGGTCGGGGACGTGATCGGCTTTCCCGCCCTCGCCTCCACCTCGATGGAGCAGGGCCGCCTTGCCGCGCACCACGCCTGTGACGAGCCGGTCCGGGCGCTGCCGGAGGTGCAGCCGATCGGCATCTACACCATTCCGGAGATCAGCTTCATCGGCCGCACCGAGGACGAACTCACCCGGGACAAGGTGCCGTTCGAGGTGGGCATCTCCCGCTATCGGGAACTGGCCCGGGGTGCGATCAGCGGCGACTCGTACGGGATGTTGAAGCTGCTCGTCGCCCCGGAGACCGGTCGGCTGCTCGGGGTGCACATCTTCGGCACCGGGGCCACCGAACTCGTGCACATCGGGCAGGCCGTGATGGGCTGTCAGGGCACCGTCGACTACCTGGTCGACGCGGTCTTCAACTATCCGACGCTGGCCGAGGCGTACAAGGTCGCCGCGCTGGACGCGATGAACAAGATGCGGCACCTCGCCCGACTGCGTGACTAG
- a CDS encoding phosphotransferase: MLGSALLLSAVPGEAGLAHVTDPEVQRAAGVLLRRLHGTEALPPWTDLAAGKLDELDRLSVRASRLLEPRELDFVRAGLRDLSGIAAPARVPCHLDYGPRNWLVTGADRHGAERRVHVIDFEWAGPEVWVNDLNRLYFGPWRGRPDLADAFLAGYGRTLDDADRAILHACAALTAVFIVVWAQRRGEPGFAEAWRQNLRRLMDGWR, encoded by the coding sequence GTGCTCGGCTCGGCACTGCTGCTCTCGGCGGTACCCGGCGAGGCGGGCCTGGCACACGTCACCGATCCGGAGGTGCAGCGCGCGGCGGGGGTACTGCTGCGCCGGCTGCACGGAACCGAGGCGCTGCCGCCCTGGACCGACCTGGCCGCCGGCAAGCTCGACGAGTTGGACCGGCTCTCGGTGCGGGCGAGCCGGCTGCTCGAACCCCGGGAACTCGACTTCGTCCGGGCCGGACTGCGCGACCTATCCGGCATTGCGGCACCGGCCCGGGTACCGTGCCATCTCGACTACGGTCCGCGGAACTGGCTGGTCACCGGCGCCGACCGGCACGGCGCCGAACGGCGGGTGCACGTGATCGACTTCGAGTGGGCCGGGCCGGAGGTCTGGGTCAACGACCTGAACCGGCTCTACTTCGGCCCGTGGCGGGGCCGGCCGGACCTCGCCGACGCATTCCTGGCCGGCTACGGGCGTACCCTCGACGACGCCGACCGGGCGATCCTGCACGCCTGCGCGGCGCTGACCGCCGTCTTCATCGTGGTCTGGGCCCAGCGGCGCGGCGAGCCGGGTTTCGCCGAGGCGTGGCGGCAGAACCTGCGCCGGTTGATGGACGGTTGGCGGTGA
- a CDS encoding metallophosphoesterase, which yields MRLVLMADTHVPKRARDLPSQLWTAVDEADVVIHAGDWVHEPLLDVLESRAARLVGVYGNNDGPELRARLPEIARVELAGLRVAVVHETGPAAGRERRCADRFPDCDLLVFGHSHIPWDTEAPGGLRLLNPGSPTDRRRQPYATYLTAEISDGRLDEVALHRLPRRT from the coding sequence GTGCGCCTGGTGCTGATGGCGGACACCCACGTGCCGAAGCGCGCCCGGGACCTTCCGTCACAACTCTGGACGGCGGTCGACGAGGCGGATGTGGTCATCCACGCCGGAGACTGGGTGCACGAACCGCTGCTCGACGTGTTGGAGTCCCGCGCCGCCCGGCTGGTCGGGGTGTACGGCAACAACGACGGCCCGGAACTGCGGGCCAGGTTGCCGGAGATCGCCCGCGTCGAACTGGCCGGCCTGCGGGTCGCGGTGGTGCACGAGACCGGCCCGGCCGCCGGGCGGGAGCGGCGCTGCGCCGACCGGTTCCCCGACTGCGACCTGTTGGTCTTCGGCCACTCGCACATCCCGTGGGACACCGAGGCGCCGGGCGGGTTGCGGCTGCTCAATCCCGGCTCGCCGACCGACCGGCGCCGCCAGCCGTACGCCACCTACCTGACCGCCGAGATATCGGACGGCCGGCTCGACGAGGTCGCACTGCACCGCCTGCCGCGCCGGACCTGA